The proteins below come from a single Rhinolophus ferrumequinum isolate MPI-CBG mRhiFer1 chromosome 8, mRhiFer1_v1.p, whole genome shotgun sequence genomic window:
- the LOC117026296 gene encoding G-protein coupled receptor 35-like, protein MVSATAATANNSDGCSMERGVLSQVATSVSIYLILVLGLLLNGLALWVFCCRLRRWTETRVYMVNLVAADGLLLLSLPGVLHTLGPTSASGTQEGALCRVLQSFYYINTYMSMWLLTAIAADRYAALRFPLRARAWRGPRQAALTCAALWLLVIGAVALPAAWLRPGESFCFGRGRTRGPRALLLSLVLFVLPLLILSFCSAQVLRCLLREWTRAPPQAAAQVLKALCVVAANLATFVLCFLPLHVALLAKLMAQWTDADCPTVQKVATFVQVSSRIANANCCLDAICYYFVATEFQEEVGAILTRPWSFRGAAPEGPHTQRCSTLPVPWGVPGPPRAALSPPPPCPQGTASLSAV, encoded by the coding sequence ATGGTGTCTGCGACTGCTGCCACTGCAAACAACTCTGACGGCTGCAGCATGGAGAGGGGCGTCCTGTCACAGGTGGCAACCAGCGTCTCCATCTACCTCATCCTGGTGCTGGGCCTGCTGCTCAACGGCCTGGCGCTCTGGGTCTTCTGCTGCCGCCTGCGCAGGTGGACGGAGACCCGCGTGTACATGGTCAACCTGGTGGCGGCCGAcgggctgctgctgctgagccTCCCGGGGGTACTGCACACGCTGGGCCCGACGTCGGCATCGGGGACCCAGGAGGGTGCCCTGTGCAGGGTCTTGCAGAGTTTCTACTACATCAACACCTACATGAGCATGTGGCTGCTCACGGCCATCGCTGCCGACCGCTATGCCGCCCTGCGCTTCCCCCTGCGGGCCCGGGCCTGGCGCGGCCCCCGCCAGGCCGCCCTCACCTGCGCGGCCCTCTGGCTGCTGGTGATCGGGGCCGTGGCCCTGCCAGCGGCCTGGCTGCGCCCAGGGGAGAGCTTCTGCTTTGGGCGGGGCCGCACACGGGGCCCCAGGGCCCTGCTTCTCTCCCTGGTGCTCTTCGTCCTCCCCCTGCTCATCCTGAGCTTCTGCTCGGCCCAGGTACTCCGGTGTCTCCTCCGGGAGTGGACTCGGGCCCCGCCCCAGGCCGCTGCCCAGGTCCTCAAGGCCCTCTGTGTGGTGGCGGCCAACCTGGCCACCTTCGTGCTCTGCTTCCTGCCGCTGCACGTGGCCTTGCTGGCCAAGCTCATGGCCCAGTGGACAGATGCAGACTGCCCCACGGTCCAGAAGGTGGCCACCTTCGTGCAGGTCAGCTCCCGAATTGCCAACGCCAACTGCTGCCTGGACGCCATCTGCTACTATTTTGTGGCCACAGAGttccaggaggaggtgggggcCATCCTCACTAGGCCTTGGTCTTTCCGCGGAGCAGCACCGGAGGGGCCCCACACACAGCGCTGCAGCACGCTGCCCGTGCCCTGGGGGGTACCCGGTCCCCCCAGGGctgctctctcccctcctccaccatGCCCACAAGGAACAGCCTCGCTGAGCGCAGTGTGA
- the LOC117025477 gene encoding G-protein coupled receptor 35-like has protein sequence MNNSSCTPNELTCSVMPTHISYAYLGMLLALGLPLNGLALWVFCCRLRRWTETHVYMVNLAAADLCLLCVLPFMLYSLKDRSEDTLLCQLSQGIYLANRYMSISLVTAIALDRYVAVRHPLCARGLRSPRQAAAVCVALWVLVIGSLVLRWLLREQDGGFCFSNQCRQHPQTVAFSLLGFYLPLAVLGFCSLQVLTVLRQRPDTDSGQAEATQKAAHMVWANLVVFTVCFLPLHVVLTWRLATGLNTCAIYGALYVTSKISDANCCLDAICYYYMAKEFQEASALAGPPSAKAYKSQDSVCMTLS, from the coding sequence ATGAACAACAGTTCCTGCACCCCCAACGAGCTCACCTGTTCCGTGATGCCCACACACATCTCCTACGCCTACCTGGGCATGCTGCTGGCACTGGGCTTGCCACTCAACGGCCTAGCGCTCTGGGTCTTCTGCTGCCGTCTGCGCAGGTGGACGGAGACCCACGTGTACATGGTCAATCTGGCGGCGGCCGACCTCTGCCTGCTCTGTGTCCTGCCCTTCATGCTCTACTCCCTGAAGGACCGCTCCGAGGACACACTGCTCTGCCAGCTCTCCCAGGGCATCTAcctggccaacaggtacatgagcATCAGCCTGGTGACAGCCATCGCCTTGGACCGCTACGTGGCCGTGCGGCACCCACTGTGCGCCCGCGGGCTGCGCTCGCCCAGGCAGGCTGCGGCTGTGTGCGTGGCACTCTGGGTACTGGTGATCGGCTCCCTGGTGCTTCGCTGGCTCCTGAGGGAGCAGGACGGTGGTTTCTGCTTCTCGAACCAGTGCCGGCAACACCCCCAAACCGTGGCCTTCTCACTGCTGGGCTTCTACCTGCCCCTGGCCGTGCTGGGCTTCTGCTCTCTGCAGGTGTTGACCGTCCTGCGCCAGAGGCCGGACACTGACTCGGGCCAAGCAGAGGCCACCCAGAAGGCCGCCCACATGGTCTGGGCGAACCTGGTCGTGTTCACGGTCTGCTTCCTGCCCTTGCACGTGGTGCTGACGTGGCGACTGGCTACGGGCCTGAACACCTGTGCCATCTACGGTGCCCTCTATGTCACCAGCAAGATCTCAGATGCAAACTGCTGCCTGGACGCCATCTGCTACTACTACATGGCCAAGGAGTTCCAGGAAGCGTCCGCGCTGGCCGGGCCCCCCAGTGCCAAGGCCTACAAGAGCCAGGATTCTGTGTGTATGACGCTGTCGTAA
- the LOC117025920 gene encoding aquaporin-12-like: MAGLNVSLSFFLAIIALCQAARRASKALLPAGTYNSFAREAAGAAQLGACCLELRVLVELGPWAGGFGPDLLLTLLFLLFLAHGATFDGASANPAVSLQELLLAEASVPSTLLKLVAQALGVQAACTLTQLYWAWELSDLHILQNLMAAHCSSALRTTVLHGTLVEGACAFFFHLTLLRLQHSLPIYRVPAVALLVTILAYTAGPLTSAFFNPALAASVTFHCSGHTLLEYTQVYWLGPLTGMALAVLLYHGHLPRLFQRNLLYSQKNKYRTPRGKPAAGPGDTQMSAEGCRVQEPGQRGVGRQLPGSSGHGPCERPPGSAAALSEPQPPPLLGVATL; encoded by the exons ATGGCTGGTCTGAACGtgtccctctccttcttcttggCCATCATCGCTCTTTGCCAGGCGGCCAGGAGGGCGTCTAAGGCCCTGCTCCCGGCGGGCACCTACAACAGCTTTGCCCGAGAGGCAGCAGGCGCGGCCCAGCTGGGGGCCTGCTGCCTGGAGCTGAGGGTGCTGGTGGAGCTGGGGCCCTGGGCCGGGGGCTTCGGCCCCGACCTGCTGCTGACTCTGCTCTTCCTGCTGTTCCTGGCACACGGGGCCACCTTCGACGGCGCCTCAGCCAACCCCGCCGTGTCTCTGCAGGAGCTCCTGCTGGCCGAGGCCTCTGTGCCCAGCACACTGCTGAAGCTGGTGGCCCAGGCGCTGGGCGTGCAGGCAGCCTGCACGCTGACCCAGCTCTACTGGGCCTGGGAGCTCAGCGACCTGCACATCCTGCAGAACCTCATGGCCGCTCACTGCAGCTCTGCCCTGCGCACCACCGTCCTCCACGGCACCCTGGTGGAAGGCGCCTGTGCCTTCTTCTTCCATCTGACCCTCCTTCGCCTCCAGCACAGTCTTCCCATCTACAGGGTGCCAGCCGTGGCCCTGCTGGTCACCATCCTGGCCTACACAG CTGGGCCCCTCACGTCCGCCTTCTTCAACCCTGCCCTGGCCGCCTCGGTCACCTTCCACTGCTCGGGGCACACCTTGCTGGAGTACACCCAGGTGTACTGGCTGGGCCCTCTGACAG GGATGGCGCTGGCTGTCTTGCTGTATCATGGCCATCTCCCCCGCCTTTTCCAGAGGAACCTGCTCTACAGCCAGAAGAACAAGTACCGAACCCCCAGAGGGAAGCCAGCCGCAGGGCCTGGAGACACCCAGATGTCAGCAGAGGGGTGCAGAGTCCAGGAGCCTGGGCAGCGGGGGGTGGGGCGGCAGCTGCCGGGCTCCAGTGGGCATGGTCCCTGTGAGCGCCCT CCTGGAAGTGCTGCTGCTCTGTCCgagccccagcctcctcccctcctggGAGTGGCCACCCTGTAA